The genomic interval CCTCTCGGGCGGGGCCGCACCGCCGTCCTTCGAAGCGTCGGAGGTCGTCGAGGGCGTCAATTCGCTGCAGGAGTACAACCTGAACAACGCCGACCACGGGATTCCGTTCCTCTACGGCGTCGACGCCACCCACGGCAACGTCCTGTTGGAGGGAGCGACGGCGTTCCCACAGCGGATGAACATGGGCGCGACGCGGGACCCCGAACTGATCGCACAGGCCGAGCGCCACACAAGCGACGCGACGGCCTCGATGGGTGCCCACTGGACGTTCGCGCCGACGACGGACCTCCAGCGAGACCCCCGCTGGGGCCGGTTCTTCGAGGGGATCAGCGAAGACCCGAAGCTCACCGGCGACATCTCCCGGGTCCGGGCACAGGCATTGGAAGACGACGACCGGCTGACTGCCTGTGTCAAACACTTCGCCGCGTACTCGATGCCAAACAACGGCAACGACCGGGCGCCGGTCGACACCTCGATGCGGGACCTCCGGACCAACGTCATGCCGCCGTATCGGGACGCGCTCGAGCCGGAACCCGGGACGGTCATGGTCAACAGCGGCGCCGTCAACGGCAAGCCCGCTCACGCCTCTCACTGGCTGTTGACGCGGATGCTCCGGGACCACTACGGCTTCGAGGGCGTGGTCATCTCCGACTACGACGACCTCAACCGGATGATCACCAACCACGACTACGCGCCGGACTTCCGGACCGCGACGAAGGAGGCGATCAACGCCGGCGTCGACATGTACATGATCGGCAACGGCGGCTCCGCCCCCGGTCCGGTCGAGTACATCGACACCGTCGTCTCGCTGGTCGAGGACGGCGAGATCCCGACGAGCCGCATCGACGAAGCTGTCCGGCGCATCCTGGAGTTGAAGGAGGATCTCGGGCTGTTCGCCGAGCCGACGGTCGACGAATCGCGGATCGGGGGTACGCTCGGCGGCGCCGCGGACACCTCCGAACAGCTGGCCCGGGAGTCGCTCGTCCTGCTGAAAAACGACAACGGCGCCCTCCCGATATCGAGCCGGGACAACGTCTTGCTGACCGGTCCCGGCGTCGACAGCAACGGCAACAACACCAGGGCGCTGATGCAACACGGCGGCTGGACGCTCGGCTGGCAGGGAGCCAGTGCCGGCGGCCCGTACCCGCGACAGGAACTGCTGACCGACGCGCTCCGGGACCGCGTCAGCAGCCTCACACACGTTCCGACCACCTACAACAACGCCGGCTGGTGGGCCGGCGAGGGGGACGGCCCGAACCAGCAGACCGACGAGAACGGCAACTTCGAGTTCACCGAGCGCCAGCGCCAGCAGGTCGAGGCCGCCGCGCCCGACGCCGACGCCGCCGTCGTCGTCCTCGGCGAGGGGACCCACAACGAGGGCTTCGGCGACCGCGACGAACTGGTGCTCGACGAGGCACAGCAGGACCTCCTCGACACCGTCGCCTCGGCCGTCGACGACTCGACCCAGGTCGTCGGTGTCTTCCTGGCCGGGAGCCCGCGTGGCTCCCCCGAGACGTTCTCGAAGCTCGACGCGGCGCTGTTCGCCGGCCAGCCCGGCAGCGACGGCGGGCCCGCGATCGCAGACACCCTCGTAGGCAACTACAACCCGTCGGGGAAACTCGCGTTCAGTTGGCCCGAGAACGTCGGGACGACGCCGGTCCAGTACAACCGCTACGATCCGACTTCGACCGGCGCGACCGACAACACCCCGATGTTCGAGTTCGGTTACGGGCTCTCCTACACCGACTTCACCTACGAGTCAGTGTCGGTGACGCCCTCGACCGTGGGCAACCCCGCCAACACCTCGGAGGTGACCGTCACGGTCGAAGTCCGGAACTCGGGCGAGATGGCCGGCGAGCACGTCGTCGAGGTGTTCAACACCCAGTCGTACGGCTCGGTCCTCCAGCCGATCCGCCGGCTGCTGGGCTACGAACGGGTCTCGCTCGACTCGGGCGAGCAGACGACGGTCGAGATCACCGCCGACCTGGCTGCTCTGGAGGTCGTCCCGGGCGACGTACTCGCGCTCGGTCCGAAGGTCGTCGAGGCCGGTGACTACGAACTCACGGTCGGCCAGGACGGACCGACCACGACGCTCACCGTCCAGAACACGGCGAGCATCACGGACCCCGATCCGATCCCGGGTAGCGGGGGAACCGGCTCCGGGACCGCTCGGAGCCAGGACCCGACGATGGAGGATGTCGTCGACCTGCTGAAAGACGCCCGTCGGTCGTCCTGAGGCGGTCCCCGACCACAGGTATTTCCCTGCCGGGAGCGGTGATAGTGACGCACGTTGGGACTACGGAACAGACGATGCGAGACCAGGATATGACCGACACGGCGACGCTTCGAGAGACGCTCCAGCGCCACGGGTTCTCCGAGACCGAAGCCGAGACGTACCTCGCGGTCGTCGAACGCGGCTCCGCGACCGCCAGTACGATCGCCGACGCGGCCGGCGTCTCGACGAGCTACGTCTACGACATCTGTGATCGCCTCGCGTCCGAGGGGTTCCTCAGCGTCGACGACCATCGGACGCCGACACGTATCCAGGCGACCGACCCCGCGGAGGCGTTCGGCGCGATGCGAAGCGAACTCGACACACTCGAATCGGCCGTCACCGCACGGTACGAACAACAGAACGATGACGACAACTCCTTCGAGGTCGTCAAGTCCCGGTCGACGATCGTCAAGCGACTCGAACAGTACATCGACGCCGCCGAAGACGAGATCGTCCTCCAGCTCCCGTCCCAGCGCCTGCCGGAGGTCAGTGAGAACCTCCGACGGGCCCACGATCGGGGCGTGTTGATCCTGTTGAGCCTCTCGGCTCACGACGAGTCGTCGTCGCTGCTCCCGCCCAGCGGTCCGTCGTCGCCGCTCGACCTCGACGGCGTCGCGACGGTCGCCCGACGCGGCATCGCCGGTGCGCCCTCGTTGCTGTCGATCGACCAGCAGCGCGGCGTCGTCTCGCCGGCGACGATGCTCAGCTGGGACCACGACGAGACGCGGGCGATCACGTTCTCACAGGAGGCTATCGCGGCGGTCCTGGTGGGCTCGTATCTGGGGAACTACTGGCCGATCGGCGAGACGGTCGCGGTCGCGCGGCCGCCCGACCTGCCCCTGACCTCCCGGATGTTCAGACACGCCGTCCTCGCGGCGACGCTGCACCGGCGTGCGGGGACCGAACTGAGGGCCGAACTGTACGCCCGCCCGACCGGGACCGACGACGCCTTCGAGACGGTCGTCGGCGAGGTCGTCGACGTGCGACAGAACCTGCTCGACCCGCCGGCCAGCGACTTCGGCTTCGAGAACTCCCTTGTCGTCGACACCGGCGACCGTCGCCTCTCCGTGGGCGGTATCGACGCCTTCCTGGAGGACTACGAGACCAAGCAGACGACGCTCCGGCCGGCGTAGCTCAGCCCGTCAACCGCTCGATCAGCGCCCGTTCGGCGGCTCGGTCCGGGCCGTGCTCCCGCCCCGTTCGGCCGTTCTCGCGGTGTTCTTCGACGGTCCGTTCGAGCGCTCTCGCGTGGCTCGTCGACGACCAGCCCAGCCCCCGGAGCTTCGCCGTCGAGAGCAGATGTGGCGGGCGCCGGTACAGCGGGAAGTCCTCTGGCTCGATCCCCTCGGTCGCGAGTTCGCGGGCGCTCGCCCCGACCGTCTCGACGGTCGTCCCACAGACGCCGGCCAGCAGGTCGATCCACTCGGCGAGCGTGGGGGCGTGCTCGTCGCCGACGTTGTACGCCTCGCCGGCGGTCCCCTCCTCGGCGACCACGCGCAGGGCGCTGGCGACATCCTCGACGTAGACGTGTTGCCAGAGGCTCAGCCCGTCCTGCGGGAGGAGGACCCGGTCGTCGGTGTCGACCCGGTCGACCCAGTAGGCGAACCGCTCGGTGTAGTCGTGGGGGCCGTAGACCACCGTCGGCCGGACGCTCATCGCACGGACGCCGTCGTCGGCCGCCGCGAACACCTCGCGGTCGCCCTCGGCCTTGCGCGGGCCGTACGTCTCGGCGCTGTCGGTCGTCGCCTGCTCGGCCGAACAGTCAGCGAGCGGCGTCTCGTCCTCCCGCTTTGGCGTCCGATCGACGCCGTAGGCCGCGCCGCTGGAGACGTAGACGTACGTGCTGTCGGCGAACACGTCCGTCGCCGTCCGCACGTCCGCGGGGAAGTACGCGACACAGTCGACGACGATGTCGGGATCGACGGCCTCGCGAGCGCGTTCCAGCGCGTCACGCTCCCGACGGTCGCCGGTCACCTGCGTGACGCTGTCGTCGTCCGCGAAGGGGTCGTCGTGGCGACCCCGGTTGAACGTCGCGACATCGTAGCCGGCCGCCCGGAACTCCTCGACAGTGGAGCGCCCGATGAACCGTGTCCCACCGATGATCAGTACGGTAGCCATACCCGGTTCTCGGACGGCGGCGGGAAAACGAGTGGGGTCGTGCGGCCCTCGACGCGCTCGTCCGGCGAGCCGCGATCAGTCGTCGGTCGAGGCCGCGAAGTCCGTCTCCGTGGCGTCGGCCGTCGCGGTGGCCGAGGCCGGCGGTTCGTTGCGCACGTCGTCGCGCTCGCGGTCCGCGATCACTTCGGCGTAGGCGTCGGGCATCACCTTCGTGAAGTTCTCGACGACCGCGTCCCACTCCTCCAGCAGTTCGGCCGCTCGGTCGGAGTCGGTGTAGGCGGCGTGGTTCTCGACGAGGCGGGTGATCATCTGGCGGTCCTTGCCTTCGAGGTCGTCCATGA from Haloarcula pelagica carries:
- a CDS encoding glycoside hydrolase family 3 N-terminal domain-containing protein; translated protein: MAHDNDTTDGAVGETSRRTFMKATGAATGAVVAGTGTAAAQTDIDAIIDDLTLEQKVAQMTQVAISSFEPEPSGSNVPGNFGVDTVGEYFSELGIGSVLSGGAAPPSFEASEVVEGVNSLQEYNLNNADHGIPFLYGVDATHGNVLLEGATAFPQRMNMGATRDPELIAQAERHTSDATASMGAHWTFAPTTDLQRDPRWGRFFEGISEDPKLTGDISRVRAQALEDDDRLTACVKHFAAYSMPNNGNDRAPVDTSMRDLRTNVMPPYRDALEPEPGTVMVNSGAVNGKPAHASHWLLTRMLRDHYGFEGVVISDYDDLNRMITNHDYAPDFRTATKEAINAGVDMYMIGNGGSAPGPVEYIDTVVSLVEDGEIPTSRIDEAVRRILELKEDLGLFAEPTVDESRIGGTLGGAADTSEQLARESLVLLKNDNGALPISSRDNVLLTGPGVDSNGNNTRALMQHGGWTLGWQGASAGGPYPRQELLTDALRDRVSSLTHVPTTYNNAGWWAGEGDGPNQQTDENGNFEFTERQRQQVEAAAPDADAAVVVLGEGTHNEGFGDRDELVLDEAQQDLLDTVASAVDDSTQVVGVFLAGSPRGSPETFSKLDAALFAGQPGSDGGPAIADTLVGNYNPSGKLAFSWPENVGTTPVQYNRYDPTSTGATDNTPMFEFGYGLSYTDFTYESVSVTPSTVGNPANTSEVTVTVEVRNSGEMAGEHVVEVFNTQSYGSVLQPIRRLLGYERVSLDSGEQTTVEITADLAALEVVPGDVLALGPKVVEAGDYELTVGQDGPTTTLTVQNTASITDPDPIPGSGGTGSGTARSQDPTMEDVVDLLKDARRSS
- a CDS encoding TrmB family transcriptional regulator; protein product: MRDQDMTDTATLRETLQRHGFSETEAETYLAVVERGSATASTIADAAGVSTSYVYDICDRLASEGFLSVDDHRTPTRIQATDPAEAFGAMRSELDTLESAVTARYEQQNDDDNSFEVVKSRSTIVKRLEQYIDAAEDEIVLQLPSQRLPEVSENLRRAHDRGVLILLSLSAHDESSSLLPPSGPSSPLDLDGVATVARRGIAGAPSLLSIDQQRGVVSPATMLSWDHDETRAITFSQEAIAAVLVGSYLGNYWPIGETVAVARPPDLPLTSRMFRHAVLAATLHRRAGTELRAELYARPTGTDDAFETVVGEVVDVRQNLLDPPASDFGFENSLVVDTGDRRLSVGGIDAFLEDYETKQTTLRPA
- a CDS encoding NAD-dependent epimerase/dehydratase family protein, whose protein sequence is MATVLIIGGTRFIGRSTVEEFRAAGYDVATFNRGRHDDPFADDDSVTQVTGDRRERDALERAREAVDPDIVVDCVAYFPADVRTATDVFADSTYVYVSSGAAYGVDRTPKREDETPLADCSAEQATTDSAETYGPRKAEGDREVFAAADDGVRAMSVRPTVVYGPHDYTERFAYWVDRVDTDDRVLLPQDGLSLWQHVYVEDVASALRVVAEEGTAGEAYNVGDEHAPTLAEWIDLLAGVCGTTVETVGASARELATEGIEPEDFPLYRRPPHLLSTAKLRGLGWSSTSHARALERTVEEHRENGRTGREHGPDRAAERALIERLTG